In Nitrospinota bacterium, a genomic segment contains:
- the lptG gene encoding LPS export ABC transporter permease LptG, with the protein MKTVDRYIITEFGRIFLLALVTLMAFYEMVVFLDMVGYFVKFHATSDMVFRYMLFRAPMAVFHVTPICVLLAALLTMGSMSRYSELVAMKACGMSMPRIAAPILAVCGLICLLSFLDSEYLFHISAKESNRIYYEEIKKQPRKGLFSNEMVWYKADDGSIWNIGHLDMGKRELRDLSIFSFDPTGSRVVLRATAREGKVTNGSWTLNGYSERRFLPGGGFEEKHWETYTSPANMITLGDLDKVQLDPEEMNLIQIREYIREIKSKGYDYTRHVVDMHAKVAFPLISIVMPLIAIPLGVRSSRAGGALVGIGVAVVTGALFWFSFSMAVAFGQAGRIPPELAAYGSHIVFAAAGFAMLLRSERG; encoded by the coding sequence ATGAAGACCGTTGACAGGTACATCATCACCGAGTTCGGCAGGATATTCCTGCTCGCCCTGGTGACGCTAATGGCATTTTACGAGATGGTGGTGTTCCTGGACATGGTGGGCTATTTCGTGAAATTCCACGCCACCTCGGACATGGTGTTCCGCTACATGCTGTTCCGGGCGCCCATGGCGGTGTTCCACGTCACCCCCATCTGCGTGCTGCTGGCGGCGCTTTTGACCATGGGGAGCATGTCGCGCTACAGCGAGCTTGTGGCCATGAAGGCCTGCGGGATGAGCATGCCGCGCATCGCCGCGCCGATCCTGGCGGTCTGCGGGCTTATCTGCCTGCTGTCATTTTTGGACAGCGAATACCTTTTCCACATCTCCGCCAAGGAATCCAACCGCATCTACTATGAGGAGATAAAGAAACAGCCGCGCAAGGGGCTTTTCTCCAACGAGATGGTCTGGTACAAGGCGGACGACGGCTCCATCTGGAACATCGGCCATCTGGACATGGGCAAAAGGGAACTGCGCGACCTTTCCATTTTCAGCTTCGATCCCACCGGCTCGCGCGTGGTCCTGCGGGCAACGGCCAGGGAGGGGAAGGTGACGAACGGATCGTGGACTCTCAACGGTTATTCGGAGCGGCGCTTTTTGCCCGGAGGAGGGTTTGAGGAGAAACATTGGGAGACATACACCTCGCCGGCGAACATGATAACCCTGGGGGACCTGGACAAGGTCCAGCTCGACCCGGAGGAGATGAATTTAATCCAGATCCGGGAATACATCCGTGAAATAAAAAGCAAAGGGTACGACTATACCCGGCACGTTGTGGACATGCACGCGAAAGTGGCGTTTCCGCTGATAAGCATCGTGATGCCGTTGATCGCCATACCGCTTGGTGTGCGGTCAAGCAGGGCAGGGGGGGCGCTGGTGGGGATAGGCGTGGCGGTGGTCACAGGCGCGCTTTTCTGGTTTTCATTCTCGATGGCGGTGGCGTTCGGCCAGGCCGGCAGGATACCGCCGGAATTGGCGGCATACGGTTCCCACATCGTCTTCGCCGCCGCCGGATTCGCCATGCTGCTGCGCTCGGAGAGAGGTTGA
- the pilQ gene encoding type IV pilus secretin PilQ, translating to MIRFPKGSVIIYLALSLAAVSCAGGKEVTKADETKPAETVSASVRDLSAFGSGGKVEVTLEADGPIQYTAFKLSEPNRLIVDMTRVDMSMYQAPIDVNHDPVKSIRPFYFAKTNDSRIEIDLAGDVNYEVDDSSAGKLKITLAKADTAATASVKAGDTPAAPVEAKPAAKEPLEPAVARTEAPREVKENAEAKVEAPVAPAQTVAEAVAPASEPLREGINQIVDVQFSRLDKKLGRIEITMAKPEPSYELLSRANMNRLTLDLPNTIMDKKDEKLINVNLEQSRIKNVAVFQFRGGKAPVSKIVVNLDEMTRYNISSKANKIIFEVGDEAVMAMATMAAGKQPEEDEMIGAGEVVFTGAKISLDFQKADIHNIIRILADVAGLNIITSDKVKGQVTIKLKNVPWDQALDVIMRNNGLGKKQEGNIVRIATLDEIQKESESLLKAQEAESKKAPLFTRVFEVNYESSEKMKKNLDSMKSERGKVEINERTNTLIIQDTKEKLEEMAKLIDKLDKKESQVLIEAKIVSATHDKVKGLGIQWGGHSNTTTAYGFPNTIGITGGTGISTPNVTANGGGSAVYLPISAGAGGAIGGFGLSLGSVNGTALLDAKLLMLEENSEAVIISNPKITTMNNKEAIIESGQEVPYQTTSAEGTKTEFKKAVLSLKVTPHITPDKHMRLTLQVNKDRPLSGSPPPIETRMAKTEVLVADGETAVLGGLFEDSSNSSSQQLPGLGNIPGLGWLFKNKSTTNNNQELLIFITPKIVD from the coding sequence GTGATTAGGTTTCCCAAGGGGTCGGTGATAATCTACCTCGCTCTGTCGCTGGCCGCCGTCTCGTGCGCCGGCGGAAAAGAGGTTACGAAGGCCGATGAGACGAAACCGGCCGAGACGGTGTCGGCGTCCGTCAGGGATTTGTCCGCGTTTGGGTCTGGCGGCAAGGTTGAAGTCACCCTGGAGGCGGACGGTCCGATCCAGTACACCGCCTTCAAGCTTAGCGAGCCAAACAGGCTCATAGTGGACATGACCAGGGTGGACATGTCCATGTACCAGGCGCCTATCGACGTCAACCATGATCCTGTGAAGAGCATCCGGCCCTTCTATTTCGCGAAGACGAACGATTCGCGAATAGAGATAGACCTGGCCGGAGACGTGAACTATGAGGTGGACGATTCGTCCGCCGGCAAGCTTAAAATCACACTGGCCAAGGCCGACACCGCCGCCACGGCGTCAGTAAAGGCCGGGGACACGCCTGCGGCCCCGGTTGAAGCAAAGCCCGCCGCCAAGGAGCCTTTGGAACCAGCGGTGGCCCGGACAGAGGCGCCCAGGGAAGTGAAAGAAAACGCGGAAGCGAAGGTGGAAGCGCCCGTTGCTCCCGCGCAGACTGTGGCGGAAGCCGTTGCGCCCGCGTCGGAGCCCCTGCGCGAGGGGATAAACCAGATTGTGGACGTGCAATTTTCCAGGCTGGACAAGAAGCTGGGCCGCATCGAGATAACGATGGCCAAGCCGGAGCCTTCCTATGAATTGCTCAGCAGGGCGAACATGAACAGGCTTACGCTCGACCTGCCCAACACCATAATGGACAAAAAGGACGAAAAGCTCATCAACGTCAACCTGGAGCAGTCCAGGATAAAGAACGTGGCGGTGTTCCAGTTCCGCGGCGGCAAGGCGCCCGTTTCAAAGATCGTCGTCAACCTTGACGAGATGACCCGCTACAACATTTCAAGCAAGGCCAACAAGATAATATTCGAAGTGGGCGACGAGGCGGTGATGGCGATGGCCACGATGGCCGCGGGCAAGCAGCCGGAGGAGGATGAGATGATCGGCGCCGGAGAAGTTGTATTCACCGGGGCCAAGATATCGCTGGACTTCCAGAAGGCGGACATCCACAACATAATAAGGATACTCGCCGACGTGGCCGGGCTGAACATCATCACCTCCGACAAGGTGAAGGGGCAGGTGACCATAAAGCTAAAGAACGTGCCCTGGGACCAGGCGTTGGACGTGATAATGAGGAATAACGGGCTGGGCAAGAAACAGGAAGGCAACATTGTCCGCATCGCCACGCTCGACGAGATACAGAAAGAGAGCGAGTCGCTTCTGAAGGCCCAGGAGGCCGAGTCCAAGAAGGCCCCGCTGTTCACCAGGGTGTTCGAGGTGAACTACGAGTCCTCCGAGAAGATGAAGAAGAACCTGGACTCTATGAAGAGCGAGCGCGGCAAAGTGGAGATCAACGAGCGGACCAACACCCTGATTATCCAGGACACGAAGGAAAAGCTCGAGGAGATGGCCAAGCTTATAGACAAGCTGGACAAGAAAGAGTCGCAGGTGCTCATCGAGGCCAAGATAGTATCGGCCACCCATGACAAGGTCAAGGGGCTGGGCATCCAGTGGGGCGGGCATTCGAACACCACCACGGCCTACGGATTCCCCAACACCATAGGGATCACCGGCGGCACGGGGATTTCCACCCCGAACGTCACCGCCAACGGCGGCGGCTCCGCGGTCTATCTGCCGATCAGCGCCGGCGCCGGCGGTGCGATAGGCGGGTTCGGGCTGTCACTCGGAAGCGTGAACGGCACGGCCCTTCTGGACGCGAAGCTGCTTATGCTTGAAGAGAACAGCGAGGCGGTGATAATATCGAACCCGAAGATCACCACCATGAACAACAAGGAAGCGATAATCGAGTCCGGCCAGGAAGTGCCGTACCAGACCACCTCCGCCGAAGGGACGAAGACCGAGTTCAAGAAGGCTGTGCTTTCATTGAAGGTGACGCCCCATATCACGCCGGACAAGCACATGAGGCTGACGCTTCAGGTGAACAAGGACAGGCCGTTGAGCGGCAGCCCGCCGCCGATCGAGACGCGCATGGCCAAGACAGAAGTGCTGGTGGCCGACGGTGAGACCGCCGTGCTCGGCGGGTTGTTCGAGGACAGTTCCAACTCGTCAAGTCAGCAGTTGCCCGGGCTCGGGAACATTCCGGGGCTTGGATGGCTATTCAAGAACAAGTCAACCACCAACAACAATCAGGAGCTCCTGATATTCATAACTCCTAAGATTGTGGACTGA
- a CDS encoding type 4a pilus biogenesis protein PilO, protein MDLDKLFEKIPYDKLYPVPNWQRFAAIFGVAAVVVGLFYFIVISGQDEEIGRLEESLSKIQKEVEDNKAHASKLEKLKEKIAKLEVSRQEASKQLPSEKEIPELLEQISNIGMQSGLQFITFKPAPEVMREFYAEVPVNIEVVGKFHNMLMFFDEIANLPRIVTIGDIKILAAAKSGQVQSGKQPAAGSQVQLNCMATTYRFVESAAPGDGKGKSAGAPPAAAAPPGMPGAPVAAPAPAPAAASPAPAAAASAPATAPAAAPPTPIAPAPGAK, encoded by the coding sequence GTGGATCTCGACAAGCTTTTTGAGAAGATACCGTACGACAAACTGTACCCGGTGCCCAACTGGCAGCGTTTTGCGGCCATATTCGGGGTGGCGGCGGTGGTCGTTGGATTGTTTTACTTCATCGTCATAAGCGGCCAGGACGAGGAAATCGGCAGGCTGGAAGAGTCCCTTTCCAAGATACAAAAGGAAGTGGAGGACAACAAGGCGCACGCCAGCAAGCTGGAGAAGCTCAAGGAAAAGATCGCCAAGCTGGAGGTGTCCAGGCAGGAGGCGTCAAAGCAGCTTCCCAGCGAAAAGGAGATACCGGAGCTTTTGGAGCAGATATCAAACATAGGCATGCAGAGCGGCCTGCAGTTCATAACGTTCAAGCCGGCTCCCGAGGTGATGAGGGAGTTTTACGCGGAGGTGCCGGTGAACATTGAGGTGGTCGGCAAGTTCCACAACATGCTCATGTTTTTTGACGAGATAGCCAACCTCCCCAGGATAGTGACCATCGGCGACATAAAGATACTGGCCGCCGCGAAGAGTGGGCAGGTGCAGTCCGGCAAACAGCCGGCGGCCGGCTCCCAGGTGCAGTTAAACTGCATGGCCACAACGTACCGGTTTGTGGAATCGGCCGCCCCCGGCGACGGCAAAGGCAAGAGTGCCGGGGCTCCTCCCGCTGCTGCGGCTCCACCTGGCATGCCAGGCGCTCCTGTCGCCGCTCCGGCTCCCGCTCCTGCGGCCGCCTCGCCCGCTCCTGCGGCCGCCGCGTCGGCTCCTGCGACGGCCCCTGCGGCGGCTCCACCGACGCCTATAGCTCCAGCTCCGGGGGCGAAATGA
- a CDS encoding pilus assembly protein PilP produces the protein MNGKAIIGVAAAAALALLVYFQFFKGASEDDTANVRASFNSFTLGLASSNPVMTQVFISQGFSDTKIGKEDFMKMLGIRRKLYNAVITSVTMQGDFSSISYNRTEVRGDDGDSLNSKINGETWIRDKEKPGMWKLYKLADNDTWFRSLEIPVKRAMVEVKKDTRVLGTLEGEQGKSAAMKPGDRYASIGRRDPFRSLVSVGGAEVEGVSVDLCEPDRPRELLEGYDLESLRLTGIVTSDKGPAALIETPDGKGYTVYSGMYLGRRCGKVMEMQSDFVQLKEKIRKPGAAPGVYSTIDTILQLRREEG, from the coding sequence ATGAATGGTAAGGCAATAATCGGGGTGGCGGCCGCGGCCGCGCTGGCGCTGCTGGTCTATTTCCAGTTTTTCAAGGGCGCTTCGGAGGACGACACGGCCAACGTGCGCGCTTCTTTCAACTCATTCACGCTCGGGCTGGCGTCGTCCAACCCTGTGATGACGCAGGTGTTCATTTCGCAGGGTTTTTCCGACACCAAGATTGGCAAGGAAGACTTCATGAAGATGCTTGGCATCAGGCGCAAGCTTTACAACGCGGTGATCACCTCCGTGACGATGCAGGGGGACTTCTCCTCCATCTCCTACAACAGGACGGAAGTGCGAGGGGACGACGGCGACTCGCTCAACTCCAAAATCAACGGCGAGACATGGATACGCGACAAGGAAAAGCCGGGCATGTGGAAGCTTTACAAGCTTGCCGACAACGACACGTGGTTCCGCTCGCTGGAGATACCGGTGAAAAGGGCCATGGTGGAAGTGAAAAAGGACACACGCGTGCTCGGCACGCTTGAAGGGGAACAGGGCAAGTCCGCGGCCATGAAGCCCGGGGACAGGTATGCTTCAATCGGCAGGCGCGATCCGTTCAGGTCGCTTGTGTCGGTGGGCGGCGCCGAGGTCGAAGGGGTCTCCGTGGACCTTTGCGAGCCGGACAGGCCAAGGGAGCTTCTGGAGGGATACGACCTGGAGTCGCTGCGGCTGACAGGCATAGTCACAAGCGACAAGGGGCCGGCCGCGCTCATCGAGACGCCGGACGGCAAGGGATACACCGTTTACAGTGGAATGTACCTGGGCAGACGGTGCGGCAAGGTTATGGAAATGCAGTCCGACTTCGTCCAGCTAAAAGAAAAGATAAGGAAGCCGGGAGCCGCGCCGGGCGTTTATTCGACCATTGACACTATATTGCAACTCAGACGAGAGGAGGGTTGA
- the aroB gene encoding 3-dehydroquinate synthase, which translates to MRSFTGRVELGERSYEIQIGDGLIGAKAGGLIARLGRRAMIVSNRRVFGLYGGKLAEGLEKAGVRWEKTLLAEGERYKTIESVMEIHDRLIEGKFGRDGLLIALGGGVVGDIAGFAAATYMRGVKIVQVPTTLLSQVDSSVGGKTGVNHPLGKNMIGAFHQPSLVIADTGTLATLPKKEILGGAAEIIKYGCIASAGFFRYLEKNIEKLVGLDSATVKYAVRKSCAIKAEVVAGDEREAGRRAILNFGHTIGHAVEALTGYNKYVHGHAVAMGMAAAAALSALKGTLKEKEFERITSLIRRAGLPARLPKGLDEDSLWNAMERDKKAKEGAVRFVLLEGIGNSGVRADVMREEVFAAARMLG; encoded by the coding sequence GTGAGGAGTTTTACGGGGCGTGTCGAATTAGGCGAGCGCTCCTATGAGATACAGATAGGCGATGGGCTGATCGGCGCGAAGGCCGGCGGCCTTATCGCGCGGCTCGGGCGGCGGGCGATGATAGTGTCCAACCGCCGGGTGTTCGGTCTGTACGGCGGAAAGCTTGCCGAAGGGCTTGAAAAAGCCGGTGTACGATGGGAAAAGACGCTCCTTGCCGAGGGGGAGCGGTACAAGACGATAGAGTCGGTCATGGAAATTCATGACAGGCTGATTGAAGGCAAGTTTGGCCGGGACGGCCTGTTGATAGCTTTGGGCGGCGGAGTTGTCGGCGATATAGCCGGATTCGCGGCGGCGACGTATATGCGGGGCGTAAAGATCGTGCAGGTCCCGACGACGTTGCTTTCGCAAGTGGACAGTTCGGTGGGAGGGAAGACAGGAGTCAACCACCCGCTGGGGAAGAACATGATCGGAGCGTTCCACCAGCCCAGCCTGGTGATCGCGGACACGGGAACGCTGGCGACGCTGCCCAAAAAGGAGATTTTGGGAGGCGCCGCGGAGATAATAAAGTACGGATGCATAGCCTCCGCGGGATTCTTCAGGTACCTGGAGAAGAACATTGAGAAACTGGTTGGGCTGGACTCGGCGACTGTGAAATACGCCGTCCGCAAGTCCTGCGCGATAAAGGCCGAAGTGGTGGCCGGGGACGAGCGGGAGGCTGGCCGGAGGGCGATATTGAACTTTGGCCACACGATAGGGCACGCCGTTGAGGCGTTGACCGGGTATAATAAGTACGTCCACGGCCACGCCGTGGCGATGGGAATGGCGGCCGCGGCCGCGCTTTCCGCGCTTAAAGGGACTTTAAAGGAAAAGGAGTTTGAGAGGATAACAAGCCTGATACGCCGCGCGGGGCTTCCGGCCAGATTGCCAAAAGGGCTGGATGAAGATTCGCTCTGGAACGCCATGGAGCGGGACAAGAAAGCGAAAGAAGGCGCGGTCCGGTTTGTTCTTCTTGAAGGGATAGGAAACAGCGGCGTCCGGGCCGATGTAATGCGCGAAGAGGTCTTCGCGGCGGCGCGGATGCTGGGATAA